The Taeniopygia guttata chromosome 6, bTaeGut7.mat, whole genome shotgun sequence genome contains a region encoding:
- the HPS6 gene encoding BLOC-2 complex member HPS6, whose product MSSYKVLHSSSESDFKKLLLGSVGLLSGFAPLDIHTSTVSNSGGLLLVSTKGSVSVVEPDGTQRHIFDLEGGPLAQGSPVQLKTFGSILACVLAGVLYLVDQNSGRLVEKEVLSMKEVHFLESQGEEDSIQLLSQSGIYSFSFSKPEDSSRPEPCLVEMVFEEACRYYQRRSLSSSKLTVEKLKKGGTFQAPVVLAAILQHSLHQKQKPARSLQDTYAKLLSTVSLELQSYMSLELLKTCVVCASESEVESYCKELVEQEVSRILQSDMDKDNLAYLNSVFASFPKAAWKATRSCLQLQQNGDGLLVARATPEVWKKVLCQPQLEEVGQNGIVPLFELICASFLRFKPKWLPSFVELTQQYVSSSWSYSSKEGPEGQVPLYKRALGVLARKSKHGEADDEMELELLLCSKRPKAVLQALHLLIHLKQWQRVVEVAEKFSKLSPLLNKEIFVTLLAEFAQHRELDPYLDRLWPLCPAELTASDILTMVLQHLPHSQEDPVPFSSEGNQLTVGLLKPLLQRVVQRPSVQDEMYSDALQSTTFPPPTPPREHKIPSKVVADDVPQPSMARTSSPSALLQDDSV is encoded by the exons ATGTCTTCCTa CAAGGTGCTGCACTCCAGCAGCGAGTCAGACTTCAAGAAGCTCCTGCTGGGTTCTGTGGGCCTTCTGTCAGGTTTTGCACCTCTGGACATTCACACGTCCACTGTGTCCAACAGCGGGGGTCTGCTGCTGGTGAGCACAAAGGGTTCTGTGAGTGTCGTGGAGCCAGATGGGACACAGAGGCATATCTTTGACCTGGAGGGCGGCCCCCTGGCCCAAGGGAGTCCTGTCCAGCTGAAGACTTTTGGcagcatcctggcctgtgtgCTGGCTGGAGTACTGTACCTTGTTGACCAGAACAGTGGAAGGCTTGTAGAAAAGGAAGTCCTGAGCATGAAAGAAGTGCATTTCCTGGAGTCCCAGGGCGAGGAGGACAGTATCCAGCTCCTCAGTCAAAGTGGCATCTACAGCTTTAGCTTTTCCAAACCTGAAGACAGCAGCAGGCCTGAGCCATGTCTGGTGGAGATGGTGTTTGAGGAGGCCTGCAGATATTACCAGAGGAGGAGCCTCAGCAGCTCCAAGCTGACGGTGGAGAAGTTGAAGAAAGGTGGTACATTCCAGGCTCCTGTGGTCCTCGCTGccatcctgcagcacagcctccaCCAGAAGCAGAAGCCAGCTCGAAGCCTACAAGACACGTATGCCAAGCTGTTGAGCACAgtgagcctggagctgcagagctacATGAGCCTGGAGCTCCTCAAGACTTGCGTGGTGTGTGCCTCAGAGAGTGAGGTGGAAAGCTACTGCAAGGAGCTGGTGGAGCAGGAGGTCAGCCGCATTCTCCAGTCTGACATGGACAAAGACAACTTGGCCTATCTGAACTCTGTCTTTGCCTCCTTCCCCAAGGCTGCCTGGAAGGCCAcaaggagctgcctgcagctgcagcagaatgGGGATGGTCTCTTGGTAGCCCGGGCCACCCCAGAGGTATGGAAGAAGGTCCTGTGTCAGCCACAGCTGGAGGAGGTGGGTCAGAATGGGATAGTCCCACTCTTTGAGCTCATTTGCGCCTCTTTCCTGAGGTTCAAACCCAAGTGGTTGCCCAGCTTTGTGGAGCTGACCCAGCAGTATGTTAGCAGCTCCTGGTCATACAGCAGCAAGGAGGGCCCAGAGGGCCAGGTGCCACTGTACAAGAGAGCACTGGGAGTGCTGGCCCGAAAGAGCAAACACGGTGAGGCAGATGACGAGATGGAGCTGgaactgctgctctgcagcaagAGGCCAAAGGCCGTGCTGCAAGCTCTGCACCTTCTCATCCATCTGAAGCAGTGGCAGCGGGTGGTAGAGGTGGCAGAGAAGTTCTCCAAACTCAGCCCCTTGCTTAACAAGGAGATATTCGTCACACTGCTGGCTGAGTTTGCCCAGCACCGGGAGCTGGACCCTTACCTGGACAGGCTGTGGCCGCTGTGCCCTGCTGAGCTCACCGCCTCAGACATCCTCACCATGGTTTTGCAGCACCTTCCTCATTCCCAGGAGGACCCAGTGCCCTTCTCCAGCGAGGGGAACCAGCTGACTGTGGGCTTGCTTAAGCCACTGCTGCAAAGGGTTGTGCAGCGTCCCAGTGTCCAGGATGAGATGTACTCAGATGCCCTGCAGAGCACCACCttcccccctcccaccccaccccgAGAGcacaaaatcccctcaaaagTAGTGGCTGATGATGTTCCTCAGCCTTCTATGGCAAGGACTTCCTCACCTTCAGCACTGCTACAGGATGACAGTGTGTGA